A region of the Arthrobacter sp. FW306-07-I genome:
AATACGGCGGTTCGGCAGAAAACCGGGTCCGTTTCCCGGCCGACATCGCAAAGGCCGTCCGCGAAGCCGTGGGACCGGAAATGACCGTGGGCATTCGCGTCTCCCAATCCAAGGTCAGCGACCACGACCACCGCTGGACCGGAGGGGCTGCGGAGGCCGAAGTAATCTTCTCAGCTCTGGCCGCCAGTGGCGTCGACTTCATCCACACCACGGAATACCGGGCCTACGCGCCGGCGTTCGGTGACCAGGGGCCATCGTTGGCCGCCCTGGCCAAACGGCACTCAGGCCTGCCAGTCATAGCCAACGGTCAACTGGATGACCCCGAAACGGCCCTTTCAATGCTCACCGATGGCACCGCCGACGTCGTAGCCCTGGGTAAGGCCGCGCTCGGGAACCGGAACTGGCCCGAACGGGTCAGGAACGGCCAGGCACTCGACGAACTGGACCCGAGCCTGTTCGCCCCCGTGGCCGACGTTAAAGACTGGGAACTTGAACTGCTCCCCTAAGCGGCCGATCGTGACCACGAACCACTCGCCCTGCCTGACGCCACCTCGCCCTTCCGAGCAACGCGCAGCCGGGCAGGGCGAGGGGTCCAACGATTGGGAAAAGCCGATGCCAATGCGGCACCCCCGCGGCGAGGAGTGCGGTGCTTAGGCGTCGAGGTGCAGCTTAAGTGGGCCCACGCAGATGTAAGTGCCGGCGAATGGGTTGTGCACCCAGGCGGGGGGTACGGAGAGCGTAGGGGGATCCATCAATGGATCCGGACGGAGCTGAACGGTCCGTCCACCGCTCGGGAGGCAGTCGTGCGTATTGGCCTGATTTCAAGCCCATGGTTTGCTGTGCCACCCCCGGCCTACGGGGGTATCGAGCGGGTGGTCAACTCGCTCGCCCGGGGTTTCGCTGATGCTGGCGAAGAGGTTGTGTTGGCGGCGCCGTCGGACAGTACTTGCCCGGTGCCGCTGGCGCCGGGGATGCGGGCTGCGGACTCACGGGAGTTGGGCATGAGGGGTTCGGAGATGAACATCGGCGACGGCTCGGTCGCCGCTCTCGGCACTGTAGAGCGTCTTGCCGAACTCGTCCTTCTCCGAACGGTTGGTTTTCGCGTCCCAGTCCCGGGTCAGTTTGCCGCGTGCCAGCGGACTCCACGGCAGGACCCCGATCTTTTGGTCGGCGCAGAGGGGGAACATTTCGCGTTCCTCCTCCCGGTACACGAGGTTGTAGTGGTCCTGCATCGTCACAAAGCGGGTCCAGCCATTGATCTGCTGCAGATACAGGGCCTTGCTGAATTGCCATGCGGCTATCGAGGAAGCCCCGATGTAGCGGACTTTGCCGGCCTTGACGACGTCATGCAGGGCTTCAAGCGTTTCCTCAATGGGCGTGGCGGGATCCCAACGGTGAATCTGGTATAGATCCACATAGTCCGTTCCCAACCGGGTCAGGCTGGCGTCGAGCTCCGCGAAAATGGCCTTGCGTGAGAGCCCGCGGCCGTTCGGGCCGGGCCGCATCACCCCGTGGACCTTTGTGGCAATCACGATTTCCTCCCGGCGGGCGAAGTCGGCCAGCGCCTTGCCCACTATTTCCTCGCTGCTGCCGTTGGAGTAGACGTTCGCGGTGTCGAAGAAATTGATGCCGGCATCCACGGCTTGGCGGATCAGCGGCCGGCTCTCACTTTCAGGCAGCGTCCACGGATGTGGACCCCGCGCGGGATCCCCGTACGTCATACACCCCAGTGCCAGCGGCGAGATGTCCATGCCCGTGTTGCCGAGCTTTATGTAATCCATGTTCTTCCTCCGCCTTCCAGTCCCGGGCGCAGCTGCACCCCCCTGCCCCCACGCTATGCGACGAACAACCCCTTGTGGGCGTTTGTATGGCGACACTATCGATCCCGCGTGTCGCGTTGTCGCAGGCAGACGAGATTCCGTTGAGGTTGGAAAAGCTACCTCGGGCATAGCCCCGGCAGACCTCACCGATGCCGGTCTCTGCCTACACCTACGACAAGCTCACTGCGGCAAAACCGCTGGCCCACCCGCGGAGGCACCTCCTGGCCCCGAGGGGATGCGTCGACCCGGAGGGCGACAAAACGTACACCGGAAAGACCCAGGGACGTCAATATGTGGTGTCGCTGGACAGGCAGGGCAAGGAAGGCCCGGCTTCTGCCGTGGACCTTCCTTGCCCTGCCGACATTCTTCCTTGCCTTACCTGATGTTGTGCTTCGTGCCGTCTCCTTCGGTGCTTGCGCTGACGGACGCGGTTCCGTCCAGGGGGCCGGCGGCGGGGTTGGCGCCGGTGGTGGCGGAGAGGCGGGCCTTCCGGGTGGCGGGGCCGAAAACTGCCAGGGCGACTGCGCCGAACAGCCAGGTGCCGGCGATGAAAAAGAAGACGCTCTGGTAGCCGCTGCCGTTGTAGAGGGCGGCGATGATCAGCGGCCCGGCGGCGTTGGAGAGGCGTCCCAGGCCGTAGGAGATTCCGGTGCCCATGGAGCGGCCGTTTGTGTCGAAGAGCTCGGGGGAGTAGGCGTAGGCCAGGGCCGTGTAGCCGCGTTCGAACAGGTTAACCAGGAAGCCGAACAGGACGATGAGGACGGGGTTGAACGTGAGCCCGTAGAGCAGGCCACAGACGGCGATGATGCTGCCGAAGACCACCAGGCACCATTTTCGCTCGAACCGGTCCGTGACCAGGGATGCGAGGTAGGAGCCCAGGGGCGCGCCGATGGTGGTCAGTGCCACGTAAAAGATGGAGTTCTCGACGCTGAAGCCTTCCTTGGCCAGGAGGGTGGGAGCCCAGCTGGAGTAGCCAAAGAAGCCGATGGTCTGGGTGACCCAGAGGATGGTCAGCAGGGCGGTGGGTGCGAGGTATTTCTTCTGCAGCAGGAGCGTCAGGGGTGCCTTGGTGGCCGTGGGGGTTTCAACAGCTGCGGCCGGTTCGGGAAGAGCGCCCTTTTCCGCGCTCACGGTGGCCTCAATCTCGTTCAGGATGGCATCGGCTTTGGCGTAGTCGCCCTTGTTTTCGTACCAGCGCGGGGATTCCTTGAGGCGCCGGGTGAACAGGATGAAGAGGATGCCCAGCGCGCCCCAGATGTAGACGAGGCGCCAGGACCAGTCCGAGAGGGGGACCACGAGGCTGGCGATGAGGTTGGTGGCCGGGGTGCCGCAGATGCCGATGACGATCGCGTACGCCTGGTACTTGCCGCGCTTGGCCGCGGGGAACAGTTCGTTGACGTAGATGACGGCCACCACCGTCATCGCGGAGAGGCCAGCCGATGTCAGGACCCGGAAGACGCCAAGGGACACGATGTCCCAGGAGAAGGCCGCGATGAGGGAGAACGATGCGTACCAGAGCGTGGTGATCACCAGGGCGTTCTTGCGTCCCCAGCGGTCGGCCATCCAGCTGGCGATGAGCGAGCCGAAGAACATACCGACAAAGGACGCCGAGGTCACGTATGCCACCTGGTTGACGGTGACGCCCCACAGCTTGATCAGCTTGGGAACCGTGGTGGCGAAGCTGTTGATGTCTGCGAACTCGAAGAAGTAGGCGAATGAGACGGCCACCAGGGCGATCTTGTGGAACTTGGAGATGGGCAACCGGTCCAGGCGGTTGGCGGCGTTGGAATGCGTCATTGGAATCCTAGGGGCAAAGGTTGGGGGAAGCTTGGGCGGTGACTAGGCGTTTTCGCCGGGCCAGTACAGGCTCATGGGGTTGTTGACCAGCAGCTTGTGCTGCAGCTCGGAGGTGGTGGCCACATGGGGGATGAAGTCCACCAGCAGCCCGTCATCGGGCATGTGGCCGGTGAGGTTCGGGTGGGGCCAGTCGGATCCCCAGAGCACCCGGTCAGGGAATTCCTCGACGACGGTCCGGCCGAAGGCCACCACGTCACGGTATGCGTGCGTCTCGCCATCCAAGGCCGGTGGCCCGGAAACGCTGAGCCGTTCGGGGCAGCTGACCTTGACCCAGACGTCGTTGTTTTCGACGAAGCGCAGGAAGCGGCCGAACTCCGGGCCGGTGGCGGGCTTGGTGACGTCCGGGCGGCCCATGTGGTCCACCACCAGCGGCGTGGGCAGGGATCCGAAGAACCCTTCCAGGCCCTCGAGGTCCTGGCCTTCGAAGTAGATGACCACGTGCCAGCCCAGCGGGGCGATCCTGCGGGCAATTTCCGCCAGTTCCTCCTGCGGCGCCGCATTCACCAGGCGCTTCAGGAAGTTGAACCGGACGCCCCGCACGCCGGCGGCGTCGAGCCGCTGCAACTCGGCGTCGCTGATGTCCGGCCGTACCGTGGCCACGCCGCGGGCACGACCCCCCGCGGCCTCGACTGCGTCCACCATGGCGCTGTTGTCCGCTCCATGGCAGGTGGCCTGCACGATGACGTTGCGGCTCACTCCCAGGTGGTCGCGCAGTGCGAACAGTTGGTCTTTGCCGGCGTCGCACGGGGTGTATTTCCGTTCAGGCGCGAAGGGGAATTCCGCGCCTGGGCCGAAGACGTGGCAGTGCGCGTCCACTGCTCCTGCGGGAAGTTTGAAGCGGGGCGTGGACGGGATGCTGTACCAGTCGAGCCAGCCCGGTGTCTTGGTGAAGGCGGTTTCCATGGGGTTCCTTTGGGTGGCTTCAGTCGACATACCGGAGTCCGGCAGCTTCGAGGGGGCGGCGCATGTTGTAGATGTCGAGTCCGAGTTCCCCGTTGGCGAAGCGTTGGCGCTTGGCATCTTCGTTGTCCTCCCGCCTGCGGGCGGCTTCGGCCACTTCGGCTGCGCGTGCGGCGGGGACCACCACGACGCCGTCGACGTCGGCAATCACCACGTCCCCCGGGCTGACCAGGGCGTTGGCACAGACGACGGGGATGTTGACGGATCCGAGAGTGGCTTTGACGGTGCCTTTGGAATTGATGGCGCGGCTGAAGACAGGGAAGTCCATGTCCTGGAGCGTGGCGACGTCGCGGCAGCCGCCGTCGATGATCAGGCCCTTCGCGCCGCGGGCCTGCAGGGAGGTGGCGAGCAGGTCGCCGAAGAAGCCGTCTTCGCTTTCGGTGGTGCAGGCTGCGACGACGACGTCGCCGGGCTGGACCTGTTCGGCAACGACGTGCATCATCCAGTTGTCCCCGGGCTGGAGCAGGACGGTGACGGCGGTGCCGCACATCGCGGCGCCGGGGTAGACGGGGCGGATGTAGGGGCGCATGAGGCCCAGGCGGCCCATGGCTTCGTGGATGGTGCTGACGCCAAACGCTGAGAGGGCTTTGACATCCTGTTCGGCTGCGCGGGTGATGGTGGTGTGGACAACTCCGAGTTCCTGCATTTGTGGCTCCTGGGGCTTAGCGGCCCTGCTGTTTGAGCAGGGCGTTGAGGCGGGGGTAGACGGTGCGGGCGTTGAGTTCCTGGATGGCGGCCTGGTCCGCTTTATTCAGTCCCGCTGCGTCGATGTAACGGTGGGTGTCGTCGAAGTTGTGCCCCGTGCCTGGATCGATGTCGCGGACGGCGCCGATCATTTCGGACGCGAACAGGATGTTCTTGGTGGGCATGACGTTCAGGAGCAGGTCGATGCCGGGCTGGTGGTACACGCAGGTGTCGAAGAAGACATTGTCCAGCAGGTGTTCTTCCAGGGCGGGCTTGCCCAGTGCCATGGCCAGGCCGCGGAAGCGGCCCCAGTGGTAGGGGGCCGCGCCGCCGCCGTGGGGGATGACGAGCTTCAGGGTCGGGAAGTCCGCGAACAGGTTTCCCTGGATGAGCTGCATGACTGCGGTGGTGTCAGCGTTGAGATAGTGCGCGCCGGTGGTGTGGAAGGCGGGGTTGATGCTGGTGCTCACGTGGACCATGGCAGGGATGTCGTACTCGACCATTTTCTCGTAGATCGGGTACCAGTACCGGTCCGTGAGCGGTGGTGCTGTCCAGTGGCCCCCGGAGGGGTCCGGGTTCAGGTTTAGCGCGACGGCACCGTTTTCCTCCACGCAGCGCGTGAGCTCGGGGAGGCAGGTGGCCGGGTCCACGCCGGGGGACTGGGGAAGCATCGCGGCAGGGACGAAGCGTTCGGGGTAGAGCCGGCTGACCCGGTAGCAGAGCTCGTTGCAGATCGCCGCCCACTCGGCGGAGGTTTCGAAGGAGCCGATGTGGTGGGCCATGAAGGACGCCCGGGGCGAGAAGACGGTGAGGTCGATGCCGCGTTCGTCCATGAGCCGCAGCTGGTTCGCTTCGATGCTTTCGCGCAGGTCGTCGTCGGAAATCTGCAGCTCAGCGGGGGACGGTGCCAAGGCAGGGTCCTGCAGTGCCGCGACCTGCCGGTCGCGCCAGTCGCCAAGGGCCGCGGGGGCCGTGGTGTAGTGGCCGTGGATGTCGATGATCACAGTGGGTGCTCCTGGGAGGAAGTCGCTGAAGGCTCGGTAGTGGTGGGGTTCCAGAGACCGCGGGGGACCATGACATCCCCGGCCATGATCAGCCGCGCGGTGCGGATCAGCGCGGACTTGACCACTCGGGTGGGGTCACGGGGGTCCAGGCCGAGCTGGACGGTGAATTCGCCACTGGGATGTTCCACCGACACCGTAAGGTCCGTCCCGTCCGGCAGGAATGCGACGTCGTGCGCCACAGTCCCCTTCAGGGTCGCGGCGGTTGCGGCGGTCACCGCCGCCAGTACCCCGATGGATTCGTGGCAGACGTGCGGGATGAAGCTGCGCGTGTTGATCGCCCCGCCCGCGGTGGGCGGGGAAACGAGCGTCATCTTCGGGTAGTTCCTGTCCGTCACGTCCCCCAGGCCCATGAGCTTCCCGCAGATCAGGCGCAGGTCCTCGAGGCGTCCCTTGAGTTCGGCGTCCTTGTTAAGGTCGACGGCGGCCTCGCGGCCCGTGCGGCCCAGGTCGCCGGCGTTGATAATCACCAGGGGTTGCCCGTTGTCGATGCAGGTGACATCGACGGGTCCGACGCCGGGGAGGTCCACGGTGTCGCGGAGGTTGCCGGTGGGCAGGAGAGAGTCGCAGACGGAACCGGCGGTGTCCAGGAAGTTGATGGTCACCGGCGCCGCGGTGCCGGGGACGCCGTCGATCCTGGCGTCCCCTTCATAGCCGACATACCGGCCGTCCGGGCCCAAGGGCGTTTGGACGGTGATCTCGGCGACCATATTCGTGTTCAAGGTGAGGACGCGCGCCGTGGTGGTGTCGCCGTCGGGCGTTAAAAGTCCAGACTCGATCGCGAAGGGGAGCGCTGCTGCGAGCATGTTTCCGCAGTTCGGAGTCGTGTCCACGGTGTCGGTGGTGGGCTGGAGCTGCGCGAACAGGAACTCCAGGTCCACGCCGTCGCGTCCACTGACCGAGACGATCCCGGCCTTGCTGGTCAGCGGGTGGGCGCCGCCCAGCCCGTCAATCTGCCGGGGATCCGGGGAACCCATGGCAGCCAACAGAATGGCGTCCCTGGTTGGGATATCGGTGGGCAGGTCACTGGCCCGGAAGAACGGGCCCTTGGACGTCCCGCCCCGCATCAACCAGCACGGCACTGCAAACTGGCCGCCGGCGGGGCGTGGCCCAGCAGGATCCTGGCGGCTGGAGTCCAACGCGGGGGAGTCCGCAGCGGCCGCAGCAGAAATGGCCTTGTCCATGGTTTGTCCTTTGAAGGTCCGGGAGGGCGCACTTGGAACCGCGCCGTCGCCTCAAGTGAACCAAGTTACATTCAGGATTGTCAACAATTTCTTGTACATTTATGTTGACCGTTGATTGCGCTCTCACTGTTACCCCGGGGAGCGACCTGCTGCGGCATGATTGTTCCATGACTGAATTTGGCGCGGTCCGGGTGCACGACGCTGTGCTGCGCCATGTAGAGGAGAGCCTGCGCTCAGGGGCGATCAAGATCGGTGACAGACTGCCTGGCGAACGTGCCCTGGCGGAGCAGTTCGGGATTTCACGCGCGTCCGTGCGGAACGCTATCCGGTCACTTGAAGTGATGGGCGTTGTCCGTTCCTCGACGGGGTCGGGGCCAAACTCAGGCACTGTTGTGGTCTCGAACCCATCGCATGCCCTGGGCGGAGCCCTGCGCATGCACGTTGCGAGCCAGCAGCTTCCCCTTAAGGACATCGTGGAGGCGCGGATCATGACTGAGACGTGGGCGCTTGAGCATGCCGCTGCCGTTTCGTGGACTCCTGAGCAACTCGATGACGCGCGGCTGCTGCTGGAGGCGATGGACGATGAAGGGTTGCCTTCTGAAATCTTCACCCTCCTGGACGCCCAGTTCCATGTCGCCCTCAGTGCATTGGCAGGCAACGTCGTGGTGAGCACGATGATGGAGTCGATGCGCGAGGCGATCCGCGACTATATCAGCGAGGCAGCGGCGCGGCAGGGGGCATGGGAGGAAGTGGTTCATGTCCTTCGGGCACACCACCACGGTATCTTCGATGCTGTTGAGGCACGGGACGGGGCGGTGGCGGCCCGTCTCGTCCGTGAACACATCGACTGGTTCTACGGTCAGGCCCGGTAAGCCCGGACACGCGCCAGCCGCCGGACACTTTCTCTCCGGCGGCTGGAAGCGTTGGGTAGTCGGATTGCCTTAGGACACTTGTGCTGTGAGCCCCGCGGCCTGGATCGCCTTGGATGCTGCGGTCTCGTCGTTGTCGGAGCTGTCGCCGCTGATTCCGACGGCACCGTGGATTTCGCCGTCGCTGCCGCGGACGAGTACTCCGCCGGGCACCGGGATGAGACGCCCGCCGATGGCAGCAGCTGCGGCCGCAATGAAGTAGGCCTGCTGCTCGGCCCGTTCCATGAGGGCCCGTGACCCCATGCCGAGGGCGAGGGCTCCATATGCCTTGCCGTGGGCAATTTCGAAGCGGTTGTTCGAAGCGCCGTCCTGCCGGGCGGCGGCGATAACGTGTCCTCCCGGATCGAGCACGACGACGGTCAGCGGCTTGAAGCCGTGCTGCTGCCCTGTTGCGAGTGCCTCGGCGATGATGGATTGGGCGGTGTCGAGGTTAAGGCTCAAGATGCGCTCCCGGCAAGGTCGGTGGTGTGTTTCTGCGCTTCGCGGCGGCGGTGGAGGATTGGTTCGGTGTACCCGGAGGGCTGGGCAGCGCCCGTGAGCACGAGCTCCCGGGCGGCCAGGAAGGCTTCGGTGTCGAATGACGGCGATAGCGGCAGGTAATCCGGATCAGCGGCATTCTGTTCGTCCACCACCTCGGCCATGCGCCGCAGCGAATCCTCCACTTGCTCCGCGGTGATAACGCCGTGGAGGAGCCAGTTGGAAATGTGCTGGGAGCTGATCCGGCAGGTGGCGCGGTCCTCCATCAACGCCGTGCCGTGAATGTCCGGGACCTTGGAGCAGCCGATGCCGGCGTTGACCCAGCGGACGACATAGCCCAGGGTGCTCTGGATGTTGTTGTCCAGTTCGCTGCGCCGGGCATCTTCGTCCCAGCTTGCCGGATCTCCCACCGGGATGGTGAGCAGTTGCCGCAGGGTGGAGCGGCGCGCTTGGCCAAGCTGTGCCTGCTGGGCATCTACGTCGACCTGGTGGTAGTGGATGGCGTGCAGTGTCGCCGCGGTCGGGGATGGGACCCAGGCACAGTCGGCGCCGGCAAGGGGATGGGCAACCTTTTGCTCCAGCATGTCCGCCAGGTTGTCCGGCGCGGCCCACATGCCTTTGCCGATCTGCGCCCGGCCGGCAAAACCGCATTCGACTCCGATGTCCACGTTGGCGTCTTCGTAGGCTTTGATCCAGCTGGTGGAGCGCATGTCAGCCTTGCGGACCATCGGTCCGGCGAACATCGACGTGTGGATCTCATCTCCGGTCCGGTCCAGGAATCCGGTGTTGATGAACGCCACCCGGTCCCGGGCCTCCCAGATGCACGCCTTGAGGTTCGCGGAGGTGCGGCGCTCTTCGTCCATAATGCCGATCTTGAGGGTCAGCGGGTCCAGGCCCAGGACGGATTCCACCTTTGTGAGCAGGGCGCAGGCCACGGCTACTTCATGGGGCCCGTGCATCTTGGGCTTGACGATGTAGGCCGACCCGGTCCGGGAGTTGCTTGCCGCGTTGGGTCCGCGCAGGTCGTGCACAGAGCCAAGGCCGGTGAAGAGGGCGTCAAGGATCTCCTCGGGTACCGGGTTGCCGGCTGCGTCCAGGACCGCGTCACTGGTCATCAGATGACCCACCTGACGGATAAGCAGCAAGGAGCGGCCGGGCAGCGTCAGCTCCGATCCGTCCGGTGCCGTGTAAACGCGGTCGGGGTTGAGCCGGCGCGCGAAGGTCTTGCCGCCCTTCTCGACGTCAGCGGTCAACGTTCCCTGCATGAGGCGGAGCCAGTTCCGGTAGCCTTCCACCTTGTCTTCGGCGTCCACTGCCGCCACCGAGTCCTCGAGGTCCATGATCGTGGTGACGGCCGACTCCAGGACAATGTCCTTCACGCCTGCCTGGTCGCCGGCTCCGATGGGATGGTTCCGGTCGATCTGGATTTCAACATGCAGACCGTGGTGCACCAGCAGCACGGCGTCCGGTTCCGCTGAGGTTCCTCCGTAACCCGCGAACTGTGAAGGTTCGGTGAGACGGGTGGTGCCGTTGGCATTTTCGGCAACGAGGGCGCCGTCGACCACGCGGTACGCCGTCACGTCGGCGTGGGAGCCGGACGCTAGAGGAGTGTGTTCGTCGAGGAACTGCCGGCCGATGGCCACGACGGCAGCACCCCGGACGGGGTTATAGGCGCCGCTGCGCTCACGCCCTTCCGCCTCATCGATCACGTCTGTGCCGTAGAGCGCGTCATAGAGGGAACCCCAACGGGCGTTGGCGGCGTTGGTGGCGAAGCGCGCGTTCAACAGCGGTACGACCAGCTGAGGGCCGGAGACTGTGGCGATCTCCGGGTCCACACGCTCCGTGGTGATACTGAAGTCCGTTGGTTCCTCCGCCAGGTAGCCGATCGAACGGAGGAAGGCCTCGTACGCCTCAGGATCGCCGGGACCTGCGTGGGTGCGGTGAAACTCGTCGATCTGCTCCTGCAACCGGTCACGGGTTGCCAGCAATTCCCGCACCTGCGGGGAGAACTCCTCAATCACCGATGCTGCCCCAGCCCAGAACGCCTCCTCCTCGATCCCGGTGCCGGGGAGTGCCTCATCCCGGACGAAGGCATAAAGGCCTCCGGCGACGGTGAGTCCATTTGTCTTCACATGCGACGACATACTGCTTGCTCCTTATAAAGGGGTTCGGTGTTATGAAAATTTCTAATTTTGAAGACGGGCCTTCGTCGCCCTGTTTCAGATGGCTTTGCCGGGGTTGAGTATCCCTGCCGGATCGATGACGTCCTTGATTGCCTGCTGAAGGGAGCGGGACGTTTCGCCGATTTCCTCCCCGACCCATTCCCGTTTCAGCAGCCCCACCCCGTGTTCGCCTGTCAGGGTTCCGCCCAGTCGCTGGGCGAGGTGGAACATTTCCCCGAGCGCGGCCTTTGCAGGGCCCTCGGTTATGGGCTCGTGAGGGTCGACGACGAGCATGGGGTGCAGGTTCCCGTCAGCTGCGTGGGCGACGCTGAAGATCCGCACCCCGGTACGGGACGCAATGTCCTCGAGTCCGGCGAAGGCATCGGCGAGCCGGTCCCGCGGAACGGCGATGTCACCGATCGATACGCGCCCGAGCTTTTCCAGGGCCGGGATGGCGTCGCGCCGGGCCTTGACCAGGGCTGCGGCCTCAGCGGCATCGGCGGCGCGGTGGACCGACGTGGCGAATGGACTGATCGCCTGGACGATCTCGTCGAGCTCGAGGTGGGCACCGTAGCCATCTGTCTGGGCGAGGAGGAAGGCACCGCCGAGCTCGCGGTGCCTGGTGCCCTCAGCCAGGTCGACGGCTTCAAGGGTGGGGCCGTCCATCAGTTCCAGGATCGAGGGCTGGATGCGTGCAGCAGTGATGGCGGAGGCAGCGCGGCCGGCTGCCTCGATGTCGGCGAAGTAGGCGGCGAGGGTCTCCGTCCGCACGGGCCTCGGCCGCAGGCGAAGGGTGGCCTCTACCACCACGCCCAGGGTTCCCTCCGAGCCGATGAAGAGGGCGTTGAGGTCATAGCCGGTGACGCCCTTGATCGTCTTCCTGCCCGTGCGCAGGATTCGCCCGTCTGCCAGGACAATGGTCAGCCCAAGTACCGATTCACGGGTCACTCCGTACTTCGCGCACCACATGCCCCCCGCGTTCGTGGCAATGTTTCCGCCAATGGAGCATATTGCGGTGCTCGCCGGGTCGGGTGCATAGAAGAGCCCGTGCCGGGCGGCCGCGGCATTGACCTCGGCGTTGAGCACTCCAGGTTCGACGACGGCAATCATTTCCACCGGGTCGATGGACAGAATACGGTTCATGCGGGAGACGTCGAGCACGATCTCGCCCGCACGCGCGCTGGCCCCTGCGGCCAGGCCGGTCCCTGCTCCGCGCGGGACTACGGGGACCTGCGCGGCGTGGGCGAGGCGCAGCAATTCGACGACGTCGTCAACGCTTTGGGCGATAACCACCCCGTCCGGAACTGTGGTGGGGACGTAGCCGGAGCGGTCCGTGGCCGCAGCTTGGCGCGCCTCGGCATCCGTGGTCGCCCGTGGGTGCGCTGCCAGCACGGCAGCAGTGGGCGAGGGGCTGGCCGCTGCGTGCGGAGCGGGGGTCGAGGCTGTCTTAACGGTCATGATGGGCCTTCCGGTCGTTATGCAGGGGATGGAATTGGTGCCGTGCGGTTGCTCACGGCACCATCCATGCGAGGACGTTGGTCTGGAGCAGGACTAGGACGGT
Encoded here:
- a CDS encoding FAD-binding oxidoreductase; amino-acid sequence: MTVKTASTPAPHAAASPSPTAAVLAAHPRATTDAEARQAAATDRSGYVPTTVPDGVVIAQSVDDVVELLRLAHAAQVPVVPRGAGTGLAAGASARAGEIVLDVSRMNRILSIDPVEMIAVVEPGVLNAEVNAAAARHGLFYAPDPASTAICSIGGNIATNAGGMWCAKYGVTRESVLGLTIVLADGRILRTGRKTIKGVTGYDLNALFIGSEGTLGVVVEATLRLRPRPVRTETLAAYFADIEAAGRAASAITAARIQPSILELMDGPTLEAVDLAEGTRHRELGGAFLLAQTDGYGAHLELDEIVQAISPFATSVHRAADAAEAAALVKARRDAIPALEKLGRVSIGDIAVPRDRLADAFAGLEDIASRTGVRIFSVAHAADGNLHPMLVVDPHEPITEGPAKAALGEMFHLAQRLGGTLTGEHGVGLLKREWVGEEIGETSRSLQQAIKDVIDPAGILNPGKAI